A region from the Arthrobacter roseus genome encodes:
- a CDS encoding MBL fold metallo-hydrolase, which produces MITIDNAVTSGTFSLDGGTWDVDNNVWIVGDDNECIIIDAPHDIQPILTAISGRTVKAILLTHAHDDHIGAALELQKSTGAPIHLHSEDRMLWDRVYPDHAPDGDVADGDTFDVAGVQLTALHTPGHSPGSVSYHLPSEKAVFTGDTLFNGGPGATGRSYSDFPTIINSIRDRLFVLPGETVVRTGHGDSTTIGAESPHLEEWIRQGA; this is translated from the coding sequence GTTACGTCAGGAACGTTTTCGCTCGACGGCGGCACATGGGATGTGGATAACAATGTCTGGATTGTGGGTGACGACAATGAGTGCATCATCATCGACGCACCACACGACATCCAGCCAATCCTGACAGCAATCTCGGGACGTACGGTGAAGGCGATCCTGCTCACCCATGCCCACGACGATCACATTGGGGCAGCACTGGAGCTACAAAAATCCACGGGCGCACCGATCCATCTCCACAGCGAGGACCGCATGCTGTGGGACCGGGTCTACCCGGATCATGCCCCCGATGGTGACGTCGCCGACGGTGACACCTTCGACGTTGCTGGAGTTCAACTAACAGCGCTGCATACGCCGGGGCACTCCCCCGGTTCAGTCAGTTACCACTTACCGTCAGAGAAAGCGGTGTTCACCGGCGACACATTGTTCAACGGCGGACCTGGGGCCACTGGCCGCTCCTACAGTGATTTCCCGACCATCATCAATTCAATCCGGGACCGGCTCTTCGTGCTTCCTGGCGAGACTGTGGTCCGGACAGGTCACGGCGATTCAACGACCATCGGAGCAGAATCACCTCACCTTGAAGAGTGGATCCGGCAGGGAGCCTGA